The following proteins are co-located in the Wenzhouxiangella marina genome:
- a CDS encoding thioredoxin family protein, whose translation MARTESSMLALGTIAPDFSLPEPLTGRTVSLEDIAGPRATLVMFICNHCPFVKHLLDELIQLGEDYRDQPIGIVAISSNDPTGYPQDRPERMAALARDRGLAFPYLHDPSQQVARAYSATCTPDFFLFDGERSLVYRGQFDDSRPGNGRPVTGKDLRTAIDAVLGGQPVPSEQRPSIGCSIKWKES comes from the coding sequence ATGGCCAGGACTGAATCTTCGATGCTCGCGCTGGGCACCATCGCACCGGACTTCAGCCTGCCCGAGCCCCTGACCGGCCGGACCGTGAGCCTCGAGGACATCGCCGGGCCTCGCGCCACCCTGGTCATGTTCATCTGCAACCACTGCCCCTTCGTCAAGCACCTGCTCGACGAACTGATCCAGCTCGGCGAGGACTATCGCGACCAGCCGATCGGCATCGTGGCGATCAGCAGCAACGACCCGACCGGCTACCCGCAGGACCGGCCCGAGCGGATGGCCGCTCTGGCCCGCGATCGCGGGCTCGCCTTTCCCTACCTGCACGATCCGAGCCAGCAGGTGGCACGGGCCTATTCGGCCACCTGCACCCCCGATTTCTTCCTCTTCGACGGCGAGCGGAGCCTGGTCTACCGGGGTCAGTTCGACGACTCGCGGCCGGGCAACGGTCGGCCGGTGACCGGCAAGGATCTGCGCACGGCCATCGATGCGGTGCTGGGCGGCCAGCCCGTGCCCTCCGAGCAGCGGCCCAGCATCGGCTGCAGCATCAAATGGAAGGAAAGCTGA
- the hrpB gene encoding ATP-dependent helicase HrpB: MSPPSASPSRLPIAEVLPELLQQLDRHATVLLQAPPGAGKTTQVPPALLGAGWRGDRKILMLEPRRLAARSAARFMARARDESIGDTVGYRVRLDTRVSERTRIEVVTEGILTRLIQADPELSGYAAVLFDEFHERSLQADLGLALVREAQQALRPDLRLLVMSATLDVEPLSALLDGAPILRSEGRSYPVRVEHRPGRERNPGWREQTALVARSIHQALAEEPGSLLVFLPGVGEIKAVVEQLEGQLPDKVRLAPLFGDLSPAAQDAAIAPAPDGQRKVVLATSIAESSLTIEGIRVVIDAGQQRRSTFDPNSGMSRLVTERVSKASADQRAGRAGRLEPGVCYRLWPESERLQPFSPPEILEADLAPLVLELARWGARSPDAMTWLNPPRKHTGTRPASCCSCSMRWTRTARSPPMAKPC, encoded by the coding sequence ATGAGTCCGCCGTCCGCATCGCCGAGCCGCCTGCCCATCGCGGAGGTCCTGCCGGAACTGCTCCAGCAGCTGGATCGGCACGCCACGGTGCTGTTGCAGGCCCCGCCCGGCGCCGGCAAGACCACGCAGGTGCCCCCGGCCCTGCTGGGGGCCGGCTGGCGCGGTGACCGAAAGATCCTGATGCTCGAACCCCGTCGCCTGGCGGCGCGATCGGCAGCGCGCTTCATGGCGCGTGCGCGGGACGAGTCGATCGGCGACACGGTGGGCTACCGGGTGCGGCTGGACACGCGGGTCTCCGAGCGAACGCGAATCGAAGTGGTCACGGAAGGCATCCTGACCCGCTTGATTCAAGCCGACCCGGAGCTTTCCGGCTATGCGGCCGTGCTGTTCGACGAATTCCATGAACGCTCGCTGCAGGCCGATCTCGGCCTGGCCCTGGTCCGCGAAGCCCAGCAGGCACTGAGGCCGGATCTGCGCCTACTGGTCATGTCCGCGACCCTCGACGTCGAGCCCCTCTCGGCCCTGCTGGACGGGGCCCCGATCCTGCGTTCGGAGGGCCGCTCCTATCCGGTGCGGGTCGAACACCGCCCCGGTCGGGAGCGAAATCCGGGCTGGCGGGAACAGACAGCCCTGGTCGCTCGCTCGATCCATCAGGCGCTGGCCGAAGAGCCCGGCTCTCTGCTGGTCTTCCTGCCCGGCGTGGGCGAGATCAAGGCCGTCGTCGAACAGCTCGAGGGCCAACTGCCCGACAAGGTCCGACTGGCGCCATTGTTCGGCGACCTGTCGCCCGCCGCCCAGGACGCCGCGATCGCCCCGGCGCCCGATGGCCAGAGGAAGGTGGTCCTGGCGACGTCCATCGCCGAATCCAGCCTGACCATCGAAGGCATTCGGGTGGTGATCGACGCCGGCCAGCAGCGCCGCTCGACCTTCGACCCCAACAGCGGCATGAGCCGCCTGGTGACCGAACGCGTCTCGAAGGCCAGCGCCGACCAGCGTGCCGGTCGGGCTGGCCGCCTGGAACCGGGCGTCTGCTACCGCCTCTGGCCCGAGTCGGAGCGCCTGCAGCCCTTCTCCCCGCCCGAGATTCTCGAGGCGGACCTCGCCCCCCTGGTGCTGGAACTGGCGCGCTGGGGCGCCCGCTCCCCCGATGCGATGACCTGGCTGAACCCACCGCGGAAGCACACTGGAACCAGGCCCGCGAGCTGCTGCAGCTGCTCGATGCGGTGGACGCGGACGGCGCGATCACCCCCCATGGCGAAGCCATGCTGA
- a CDS encoding ATP-dependent helicase C-terminal domain-containing protein, translating into MLSLGLHPRLAHLILKGRDLGWGQTAAELAALLSERDLLTDRPGSDLSLRLQALRGGRDQGIHRGRRQQARTLARSLTQGPDRDPKQTTPIGPLLALAYPDRIAQARGGRGRFRLSNGRGAMLFEEDALAGSAYLVAAELDGQARESRIFLAAGITLEEIEDVLGHHIETRQLVDWDEARGSVTASDQRVLGALVLHEKPITDLDPSILQQGLLAAIRRRGLDALDWSENVRQWRARAELAHRLDPDAWPAFDEDRLLDELERWLMPFLTNHRRWQDLDRIDWLSALKSRLDYARQQELDRWFPPAIELPTGQQARLDYTADPGPVLATKLQTLFGRTDTPTVGPQRHPVLIHLLSPAGRPLAVTRDLKSFWANAYPEVRKDMRGRYPKHPWPEDPIEAPASHGVKRRG; encoded by the coding sequence ATGCTGAGCCTCGGCCTGCACCCTCGCCTGGCCCATCTGATCCTCAAGGGTCGCGACCTCGGCTGGGGCCAGACGGCCGCCGAACTGGCCGCGCTGCTGAGCGAACGCGATCTTCTGACGGATCGGCCAGGCTCCGATCTGTCGCTGCGCCTGCAGGCCCTGCGCGGCGGCCGGGACCAGGGCATCCATCGCGGTCGAAGGCAGCAGGCCAGGACCCTGGCCAGATCCCTGACCCAAGGACCGGACCGAGACCCGAAGCAGACCACGCCCATCGGCCCGTTGCTCGCCCTGGCCTACCCGGACCGGATTGCCCAGGCCCGCGGCGGGCGCGGCCGATTCCGATTGAGCAATGGCCGTGGCGCGATGCTGTTCGAGGAGGACGCCCTGGCCGGTAGCGCCTACCTGGTCGCCGCCGAGCTGGACGGTCAGGCGCGAGAGTCGAGGATCTTCCTGGCCGCCGGAATCACGCTCGAAGAGATCGAGGACGTTCTCGGCCATCACATCGAGACCCGTCAGCTAGTGGACTGGGACGAGGCCAGGGGCAGCGTGACCGCCAGCGACCAGCGTGTCCTCGGCGCTCTGGTGCTGCACGAAAAGCCCATCACCGATCTCGACCCATCGATCCTCCAGCAGGGCCTGCTGGCGGCGATCCGCCGTCGCGGCCTGGACGCTCTGGACTGGAGCGAGAACGTGCGCCAGTGGCGCGCCCGGGCCGAGCTCGCCCACCGTCTTGACCCCGATGCCTGGCCCGCCTTCGATGAGGACCGCCTGCTCGATGAGCTGGAGCGCTGGCTGATGCCCTTCCTGACGAACCACCGCCGCTGGCAGGATCTCGACCGCATCGACTGGCTCAGCGCCCTCAAGTCGCGACTCGACTACGCAAGGCAGCAGGAGCTCGACCGCTGGTTCCCCCCTGCCATCGAACTGCCCACGGGCCAGCAGGCGCGGCTCGACTACACCGCCGACCCCGGGCCGGTCCTGGCCACCAAGCTCCAGACCCTTTTCGGCCGGACCGACACGCCGACCGTCGGCCCTCAGCGGCACCCCGTCCTGATCCATCTGCTCTCGCCGGCCGGCCGGCCGCTGGCGGTCACCCGCGACCTGAAGAGCTTCTGGGCCAATGCCTACCCGGAAGTCCGCAAGGACATGCGCGGCCGCTACCCGAAGCACCCCTGGCCCGAAGATCCGATCGAAGCGCCGGCCAGCCACGGGGTCAAACGGCGAGGCTGA
- a CDS encoding 2OG-Fe(II) oxygenase, whose amino-acid sequence MQFLDFDRLDAIDAPSFQQTRPYPWINPAGLLTDDGYQRLLETLPTIEQMTPSFGKQRSHGQKSHDRYALEYREDLDVDPAWHEFIAELKSSRYYGFAKRMFGRGRFKLDFHWHYAPRGSSVSPHCDANRKLGSHIFYFNTPGSWDPAWGGDTVILDDHGRFPRESAPEFDDFDEAYSGNSIGNYSLLFQRQERSWHGVREITCPEGLYRKVFIVVINDWLRARVRRAVGALKGEADQYNL is encoded by the coding sequence ATGCAGTTTCTCGACTTTGACCGGCTCGACGCCATCGACGCCCCCTCCTTCCAGCAGACGCGCCCCTATCCCTGGATCAATCCCGCTGGACTGTTGACCGACGACGGCTATCAGCGCCTGCTCGAGACCCTGCCCACGATCGAGCAGATGACGCCGAGCTTCGGCAAGCAGCGTTCGCATGGCCAGAAGTCGCACGATCGCTACGCGCTCGAATACCGCGAGGATCTGGACGTCGATCCGGCCTGGCACGAGTTCATCGCCGAGCTGAAGAGCAGCCGCTACTACGGCTTCGCCAAACGCATGTTCGGGCGCGGCCGCTTCAAGCTGGACTTCCACTGGCACTACGCCCCGCGCGGCAGTTCCGTCTCGCCGCACTGCGATGCGAACCGCAAGCTCGGCTCGCACATCTTCTACTTCAATACGCCAGGCAGCTGGGATCCCGCCTGGGGCGGCGACACGGTGATTCTGGATGACCATGGCCGCTTCCCACGCGAGTCGGCGCCGGAGTTCGACGACTTCGACGAGGCCTACTCCGGCAACAGCATCGGCAACTACAGCCTGCTGTTCCAGCGCCAGGAACGCTCCTGGCATGGCGTGCGTGAGATCACCTGCCCGGAAGGTCTGTATCGCAAGGTCTTCATCGTCGTGATCAACGACTGGCTGCGTGCCCGCGTGCGCCGCGCCGTCGGCGCCCTCAAGGGCGAGGCCGATCAGTACAACCTGTAG